A genomic stretch from Anas platyrhynchos isolate ZD024472 breed Pekin duck chromosome 25, IASCAAS_PekinDuck_T2T, whole genome shotgun sequence includes:
- the TEX12 gene encoding testis-expressed protein 12 isoform X1: MRCNAEGFPDRGGQPLAAVTMTSNAQKSDENRSKRKKEMENEATENPQLSSTDKTDLAFSESSQSLYKPEPLEEVLTEMNKEIKNLLSKYAQILSERAAMDASYVQELDGILKEARTLENHLKQKRESLKQRFTVIANSLQS; the protein is encoded by the exons ATGAGGTGTAATGCTGAAGGTTTCCCGGATCGTGGTGGCCAGCCTCTTGCTGCT GTAACAATGACAAGCAACGCACAAAAATCCGATGAGAATAGAAGTAAACGTAAAAAAGAGATGGAG AATGAAGCCACAGAGAATCCTCAGTTGTCTTCCActgacaaaacagacttggcttttTCTGAGAGCTCCCAGTCCCTTTACAAACCTGAACCACTGGAAGAGGTTTTAACTG agatgaacaaagaaattaagaacTTGTTATCAAAATATGCCCAGATTTTAAG TGAGAGAGCAGCAATGGATGCTTCTTATGTCCAAGAACTTGATGGAATCTTGAAAGAAGCAAGGACCCTAGAAAACcacttaaaacagaaaagggagAGTCTGAAACAGAGATTCACTGTGATTGCAAATAGTCTGCAAAGCTGA
- the TEX12 gene encoding testis-expressed protein 12 isoform X2 has protein sequence MTSNAQKSDENRSKRKKEMENEATENPQLSSTDKTDLAFSESSQSLYKPEPLEEVLTEMNKEIKNLLSKYAQILSERAAMDASYVQELDGILKEARTLENHLKQKRESLKQRFTVIANSLQS, from the exons ATGACAAGCAACGCACAAAAATCCGATGAGAATAGAAGTAAACGTAAAAAAGAGATGGAG AATGAAGCCACAGAGAATCCTCAGTTGTCTTCCActgacaaaacagacttggcttttTCTGAGAGCTCCCAGTCCCTTTACAAACCTGAACCACTGGAAGAGGTTTTAACTG agatgaacaaagaaattaagaacTTGTTATCAAAATATGCCCAGATTTTAAG TGAGAGAGCAGCAATGGATGCTTCTTATGTCCAAGAACTTGATGGAATCTTGAAAGAAGCAAGGACCCTAGAAAACcacttaaaacagaaaagggagAGTCTGAAACAGAGATTCACTGTGATTGCAAATAGTCTGCAAAGCTGA
- the IL18 gene encoding interleukin-18: protein MSCELMVVCAVQLGENLCLYFAELECDAFSKEKTLHRFLRNVNSQVLVVQPDLNMAAFEDVTDQEMKSGSGMNFCMHCYKTTTPSAGMPVAFSVRVEDKSYYMCCEEEHGKMIVRFREGEVPKDIPGESNIIFFKKTFTSYSSKAFKFEYSLERGMFLAFEEEDSLRKLILKKLPREDEVDETTKITLTSHNERYNL, encoded by the exons ATGAGCTGTGAATTGATGGTTGTGTGTGCAGTACAGCTTGGAGAGAACCTCTGCCTCTATTTTGCTG agctggaatGTGATGCCTTCTCTAAGGAAAAAACCCTCCATCGCTTCCTTCGGAATGTAAATAGCCAGGTGCTTGTGGTCCAGCCAGATCTGAACatggcagcttttgaagatgtaACAGATCAGGAGATGAAATCTG GCAGCGGAATGAACTTCTGCATGCACTGTTACAAAACTACCACACCTTCAGCAGGGATGCCTGTTGCATTCAGTGTCCGGGTAGAAGATAAAAGCTACTACATGTGTTGTGAGGAAGAACACGGGAAAATGATAGTTCGATTTAGG GAAGGAGAAGTTCCCAAAGACATTCCTGGTGAAAGCAACATCATCTTCTTCAAAAAGACATTTACATCTTACAGCTCCAAGGCATTTAAGTTTGAATACTCACTAGAACGAGGGATGTTCCTGGCCTTTGAGGAAGAAGACTccttaagaaaattaattttaaagaaactgccAAGAGAAGATGAGGTAGATGAAACCACAAAGATAACTTTAACAAGTCATAATGAAAGGTACAACCTGTGA
- the SDHD gene encoding succinate dehydrogenase [ubiquinone] cytochrome b small subunit, mitochondrial: protein MAAAALMRAGLGGGRGARTALLTRSLLLLRRRLGVLPALASAAPIRGSHGQQGHGGSKAASLHWTSERAVSVLLLGLLPAAYLCPGPAVDYSLAAALTLHGHWGLGQVITDYVHGETPIKVANTGLYILSAVTFAGLCYFNYNDVGICKAVAMLWSL from the exons atggcggcggcggcgctgatgcgggccgggctgggggggggccgcgGAGCGCGGACGG CTCTCCTCACCaggagcctcctcctcctccgccgccgcctgGGGGTGCTGCCGGCACTCGCCTCAGCCGCTCCGATCCGGGGGAGCCACGGGCAGCAGGGTCACG GCggctccaaggctgcgtccttGCACTGGACAAGCGAGCGAGCTGTCAGTGTCCTCTTGCTGGGCCTCCTCCCCGCAGCCTACCTATGCCCTGGACCGGCCGTGGACTActccctggctgcagccctCACTCTCCACGGCCACTG GGGTCTTGGACAGGTTATAACTGACTACGTCCATGGAGAGACACCCATTAAAGTGGCCAATACAGGTCTGTACATTCTGTCGGCCGTGACCTTCGCTGGCCTCTGCTACTTTAACTATAACGACGTCGGTATCTGCAAGGCTGTTGCCATGCTGTGGAGCCTCTGA
- the NKAPD1 gene encoding uncharacterized protein NKAPD1 isoform X1: MARVPVGKVLLRNLMRHTGAHNKIQEETEMWKIREWEKQTEETYWRRRSRMLSDTSSSRMRSDGFDDEGHRADWKTKNSQFLDPVEDDLLRARSWNKKLYECEANMPDRWGHSGYKELYPEEFDTDSDQQEGEEQNAVNGKKKSHLRKQTAHGSHKRKRTKKSHKKKQKKRSHKKRKKKKKEQGRTSSDSSQESECSDEETSGTRKGKHKRKKKTRKVPVREPTSSSGQESDFSHASSSTTSSSEDSESEEKKEKRPPRKRKKRHNSVSERHAEVPEKRSKRKNWKVAADDKSEDSSDED; encoded by the exons ATGGCTCGGGTGCCGGtggggaaggtgctgctgcGGAACCTCATGAGGCACACGGGAGCGCACAACAAG ATCCaggaagagacagaaatgtGGAAAATCAGGGAGTGGGAGAAGCAGACAGAAGAGACATACTGGAGGAGGCGAAGCAGGATGCTGTCGGACACCTCCAG CAGTCGGATGCGCAGTGATGGCTTCGATGACGAGGGTCACAGGGCCgactggaaaacaaagaactCACAGTTTCTTGACCCAGTCGAAGATGATTTGCTTAGAGCACGGTCCTGGAATAAAAAGCTCTATGAATGTGAAGCCAACATGCCTGACAG ATGGGGTCACAGTGGCTATAAAGAGCTATACCCTGAAGAATTTGATACAGACAG TGACCAGCAAGAAGGAGAGGAACAGAACGCTgttaatgggaagaaaaaatctcATTTGAGAAAGCAAACTGCCCACGGGTCGCACAAAcggaaaagaacaaagaaatcgcacaagaagaagcaaaaaaagcGTTCGCACAAAAAgcgaaagaaaaagaaaaaggagcaggGGAGGACGTCGTCAGATTCTTCCCAGGAGAGCGAATGCTCCGATGAGGAGACTTCAGGCACTCGCAAGGGGAAACACAAGCGCAAGAAAAAGACCAGGAAAGTGCCTGTCAGGGAACCTACCTCGTCTTCTGGGCAGGAAAGTGACTTTTCCCATGCAAGCAGCTCAACcaccagcagctctgaggaCAGTGaatctgaggagaaaaaagagaaacggCCCcccagaaagagaaagaaacgtCACAATTCTGTGTCGGAGAGACACGCCGAAGTACCAGAGAAGAGGAGCAAGAGGAAGAACTGGAAGGTGGCTGCAGATgataaatctgaggatagctCAGATGAGGACTGA
- the NKAPD1 gene encoding uncharacterized protein NKAPD1 isoform X2: MRSDGFDDEGHRADWKTKNSQFLDPVEDDLLRARSWNKKLYECEANMPDRWGHSGYKELYPEEFDTDSDQQEGEEQNAVNGKKKSHLRKQTAHGSHKRKRTKKSHKKKQKKRSHKKRKKKKKEQGRTSSDSSQESECSDEETSGTRKGKHKRKKKTRKVPVREPTSSSGQESDFSHASSSTTSSSEDSESEEKKEKRPPRKRKKRHNSVSERHAEVPEKRSKRKNWKVAADDKSEDSSDED; encoded by the exons ATGCGCAGTGATGGCTTCGATGACGAGGGTCACAGGGCCgactggaaaacaaagaactCACAGTTTCTTGACCCAGTCGAAGATGATTTGCTTAGAGCACGGTCCTGGAATAAAAAGCTCTATGAATGTGAAGCCAACATGCCTGACAG ATGGGGTCACAGTGGCTATAAAGAGCTATACCCTGAAGAATTTGATACAGACAG TGACCAGCAAGAAGGAGAGGAACAGAACGCTgttaatgggaagaaaaaatctcATTTGAGAAAGCAAACTGCCCACGGGTCGCACAAAcggaaaagaacaaagaaatcgcacaagaagaagcaaaaaaagcGTTCGCACAAAAAgcgaaagaaaaagaaaaaggagcaggGGAGGACGTCGTCAGATTCTTCCCAGGAGAGCGAATGCTCCGATGAGGAGACTTCAGGCACTCGCAAGGGGAAACACAAGCGCAAGAAAAAGACCAGGAAAGTGCCTGTCAGGGAACCTACCTCGTCTTCTGGGCAGGAAAGTGACTTTTCCCATGCAAGCAGCTCAACcaccagcagctctgaggaCAGTGaatctgaggagaaaaaagagaaacggCCCcccagaaagagaaagaaacgtCACAATTCTGTGTCGGAGAGACACGCCGAAGTACCAGAGAAGAGGAGCAAGAGGAAGAACTGGAAGGTGGCTGCAGATgataaatctgaggatagctCAGATGAGGACTGA